The proteins below come from a single Eucalyptus grandis isolate ANBG69807.140 chromosome 3, ASM1654582v1, whole genome shotgun sequence genomic window:
- the LOC104436264 gene encoding NADP-dependent malic enzyme has translation MHTLRQYKVPLQRYMALMDLQERNEKLFYKLLIDNVEELLPVVYTPTVGEACQKYGSIFRRPQGLFISLKDKGKILEILKNWPERNIQVIVVTDGERILGLGDLGCQGMGIPVGKLSLYTALGGLRPSACLPITIDVGTNNEGLLKDEFYIGLRQKRATGQEYAELLDEFMNAVKQNYGEKVLVQFEDFGNHNAFELLTKYRHTHLAFNDDIQGTASVVLAGLISALRAVGGKLAEQKFLFLGAGEAGTGIAELIALEMSKQTKAPVEETRKKIWLVDSKGLIVRSRLESLQHFKKPWAHEHEPVKTLLDSVKAIKPTVLIGSSGVGKTFTKEVVEAMASLNEKPIILALSNPTSQSECTAEEAYTWTKGKAIFASGSPFDPVNYNGKTYVPGQANNAYIFPGLGLGLIISGAIRVNDGMLLAASEALASQAIPENFEKGLIYPPFSNIRKISAHIAASVAAKAYELGLASHLPRPKDLVKYAESCMYSPVYRNYR, from the exons ATGCACACACTTCGCCAATATAAAGTTCCGTTGCAGAGATATATGGCCTTGATGGACCTTCAG GAAAGGAATGAAAAGCTGTTTTACAAGCTGCTCATCGACAATGTTGAGGAGTTGCTCCCGGTAGTCTACACTCCAACAGTTGGTGAGGCTTGCCAGAAATATGGCAGCATATTCAGGCGCCCTCAGGGACTCTTCATCAGCTTAAAAGACAA GGGAAAGATACTTGAGATATTGAAAAATTGGCCTGAGAGGAACATTCAAGTTATTGTGGTGACTGATGGCGAGCGTATACTGGGTCTCGGTGATCTTGGTTGCCAG GGTATGGGGATACCTGTGGGTAAACTATCTCTATATACAGCATTAGGAGGACTTCGTCCCTCAGCG TGCTTGCCAATAACCATTGATGTTGGCACAAACAATGAAGGGTTGTTGAAGGATGAGTTCTACATCGGTCTCAGGCAAAAAAGGGCAACCGGGCAG GAATATGCCGAACTTCTTGACGAGTTCATGAATGCTGTCAAACAGAATTATGGAGAGAAAGTCCTCGTACAA TTTGAAGATTTCGGAAACCATAATGCATTTGAGCTATTGACAAAATACAGGCATACACACCTTGCCTTCAACGATGACATACAG GGTACGGCCTCTGTGGTACTTGCTGGACTTATTTCTGCTCTTCGAGCGGTTGGTGGAAAGCTAGCTGAACAGAAGTTCTTATTTCTGGGTGCAGGAGAG GCTGGAACTGGCATCGCCGAGCTTATAGCCTTGGAGATGTCAAAACAG ACAAAAGCTCCAGTTGAGGAGACACGCAAGAAGATATGGCTTGTGGACTCCAAG GGACTGATTGTTAGATCCCGTTTGGAGTCACTTCAGCACTTTAAGAAGCCTTGGGCTCACGAGCATGAACCTGTCAAAACTCTGTTAGACTCTGTCAAG GCGATCAAGCCAACAGTGTTGATAGGATCATCAGGCGTAGGCAAAACCTTCACCAAGGAAGTGGTCGAGGCCATGGCCTCATTGAAtgag AAACCAATAATTCTTGCCCTCTCAAACCCAACCTCCCAGTCTGAGTGTACAGCTGAAGAAGCTTACACATGGACTAAG GGGAAAGCCATCTTTGCCAGTGGAAGCCCATTTGACCCAGTGAACTACAATGGCAAAACTTATGTACCTGGACAG GCAAACAATGCATACATATTCCCCGGACTTGGATTGGGATTGATCATATCCGGCGCTATCCGTGTGAATGATGGCATGCTCTTGGCTGCCT CGGAAGCTTTGGCCTCACAAGCAATACCCGAAAATTTCGAGAAGGGACTGATCTACCCCCCATTCTCTAATATCAGAAAGATATCAGCCCACATCGCAGCCAGCGTCGCTGCAAAAGCATATGAACTAG GTTTGGCTTCCCACCTTCCTCGTCCGAAGGACCTAGTCAAATACGCAGAAAGCTGCATGTACAGCCCTGTGTACCGAAACTATCGTTGA